The following nucleotide sequence is from Thermanaerothrix sp..
TCCTCAAGCCCTGGGTACCTGACCCACCGGACCTTCCGGTGTCCCTTTAGATACCGGGCCACCGCCATGCCGTTCTCAGAGTGGCGCCTCATCCTCAAGGGCAAGGTACCGCAGCTCAGCTTAAGAAGGTAGGAGTCGAAGGGAGATGGGCACCCCCCCATGTCCCTGAGCAGCGTGGCCCGAAGCTTCGCCGAGAACGCCTTGGGACCAAAAGCCTCAGCAAAAACCTTGCCCCCGTAACCCGGGTCGGGAGCGGACAGAAGAGGCCACTTGGCCCCGCTCCAGTTCTTGTTGCCTCCGTCCACCGCTATGCCACCCACCACGTTGCCGAAGCCCGATATGTACTTGGTGGCGGAGTGGATCACCACGTGGGCCCCATGCTCTATGGGACGGCACAGCACCGGGGTGGCGAAGGTGTTGTCCACCACCAGCGCCGCATCGTGCCGGTCCGCAATCCTGGCAAGCTCCTCCAAAGGGGCCACGTCCAGCAAGGGGTTCCCCACGGTCTCCACCACTATGGCCTTGGTGTTGGGCCTCATGGCAGACTCCACCTCCTCAAGGCGGTTAGAGTCCACCAAGGAGCTCTCCACCCCGAAGCGCCCGAAGGTGTTCCTTATGAGGGTGATGGTCCCGCCGTACAGCTTCCGGGACAACACCAGGTGGTCACCGGCGGAACACAATGCGCCTATGACGTGGGTGAAGGCCGCCTGGCCGGAGGAGAAGGCCACGGCCCCCACACCCCCCTCCAGGGATGCCACGCAGTCCTCGTAGGCCTTCACCGTGGGGTTCGATATCCTGGAGTATATGTGCCCCTCCTGGTCCAAGAGGAAAAGCCTGCAAGCCTGGTCCGAATCCTCAAAGCGATACGCCGCGGTGGCGTATATGGGAAGCCCAAAGGCCCCCGTGGCGGGGTCATGGCTCCACCCGGCGTGAAGAGCCCTGGTGGATAGCCCCTTACCACCAAA
It contains:
- a CDS encoding O-acetylhomoserine aminocarboxypropyltransferase/cysteine synthase; this translates as MSSSFDGSFGGKGLSTRALHAGWSHDPATGAFGLPIYATAAYRFEDSDQACRLFLLDQEGHIYSRISNPTVKAYEDCVASLEGGVGAVAFSSGQAAFTHVIGALCSAGDHLVLSRKLYGGTITLIRNTFGRFGVESSLVDSNRLEEVESAMRPNTKAIVVETVGNPLLDVAPLEELARIADRHDAALVVDNTFATPVLCRPIEHGAHVVIHSATKYISGFGNVVGGIAVDGGNKNWSGAKWPLLSAPDPGYGGKVFAEAFGPKAFSAKLRATLLRDMGGCPSPFDSYLLKLSCGTLPLRMRRHSENGMAVARYLKGHRKVRWVRYPGLEEHPTHDLALRYLDGLYGGMVAFCLDGGVEEGRRFLEGLRLFGHMANLGDSRSLAIHPASTTHSQLPQEDRRAAGIDDGLIRLSVGLEDPEDLIADLEAALGGV